From the genome of Astyanax mexicanus isolate ESR-SI-001 chromosome 3, AstMex3_surface, whole genome shotgun sequence:
GATCACAGCGGAGTTGTCGAACATTGCCACGTATGGCTATGAAGGCACGGAGAGCGATGATGAAAAAGTCTGTGGTCATCTCTTCAAGAAGCTCTATGTGAACTGCACGAGAGCATAAGCATGTAAACAGTAGGCCATAGCGCTTCGActccttccttccatccttaACATGGAACGGTCCGAAGCAGTCTATTCCGCAATACGCAAATGGAGGTGTTTCTTCCATGCGGTCATGCGGCAAGTCCGCCATTTTCTGATTCTCTGTAGACCTTCTGAACCTTCTGCACTTGACACACTTGTTAATGCAGGACGACACAGCATGACTGCATCCAAGTATCCAAAATCCATTGGCTCGTAGCCTGTTCACTGTTATGCCACGTCCTTGATGTTGCACTTGATGATGATGCTGAATGAGCAATCTTGTTATGTGACTCTTAGCAGGTAAAACGGCTGGATGTTTGATGTGATAGTGCAAATCAGCATGCGTCAGTCGACCTCCCACCCTGAGGATTCCCTGTTTGTCAAGGAAAGGGTTCAGTCTGTGTAGCTTACTGGTTTTAACGAGCATCTTCCCATGTTGGAAAGTTTGGATTTCTTCAGTGAAAGCTTCTCCCTGAACAAGACTAATGATTGTAGTTTCAGCATTGCTTCTCTCCTGTGGACTGGTGGCTTCATTGGTTCTTGGGATTGAACCCTTTAGCTCCTTAGCGAGTCGTATGAGACGAGCGATGGCCTTGACCAATCTTGTCCAGCAGGAGAACTTAAGGAAGCGATTCAGCAGTGAGTCTTCTGTAGCTAAAGCCTTGTGTACAAAGACATTGCATACTTCAGGGTCTTCAGCGGCTACATCTTCCACCTCAACGTTTCCACTGGGAAGTTCTTCACACCAGAGAAAATCAGGACCAGAGAACCAGTTGGAGGCAATGAGCTCCTTTGCCCGCAGGCCTCTCGACGCATGATCGGCAGGATTGTCTCCTGAGCTCACATGTCTCCACTGATCTGGTCTGGTGCTGTCTTTAATCCGCTGGATGCGATTTACCACAAACACGTGGAATCTTCTTGCATCATTGTTCACGTATCCAAGGACGACCTTTGAGTCCGTCCAAAAGACTTCTTTAGCATCTATTTCTAGCTCCTTTCTGAGCATGTCACTCATGCGTACAGCTACGATGTCTGCCGACAGCTCGAGTCTTGGCACAGTTGTGACCTTAGTGGGGGCCACACAAGCTTTGCCCATCACTAAGGAGCAGTGGATTTGTCCTGTTTCGCTAATGACCCGCAGGTAAGTACATTCTCCATAGCCAAGGACGCTGGCATCGGAGAAGTAATGTAGTTCGTACCTTTGGACTTGCTTGAACTCTGATGGGAGATAACATCGCTGAAACTTGATGTCTGCCAGGTTCTTCAAGTCCAGGAGCCAGGACTCCCACCGTGGTCTCAGATCGTCTGGCAGCGGATCATCCCATCCGACCTTGTCACGGCACATTTGCTGCAGTATTTGCTTCCCGATCAGAATAAAGGGAGCGACAAAGCCTAAGGGGTCGAAGATGGAGGCTACAGTCGACAACACTCCTCTTCTAGAGAGTGGGCATTTGTCCACCACCACTCGGAAGCTGAAGTGGTCTGACGTGACGCACCATTTAACGCCTAGCGCTCTCTCCATCTGGAGCTCACCCAGAGCCAGGTCTTGACTTCTTGACGCATCTGCACACTCTTCTTTTGGGAGAGATGCAAGCACCTCTTGGCAATTAGAAACGAACTTGTGGATGCGCAACCTTCCAGAGCTGCAGAGCTGTCTGGCTTCAGCAACCAACCTTATGGCTTCTTCCGACGTTAAGACACTTATCAGGCCATCGTCAACGTAAAAGTTTCTTTCGATGAAGTGGATTGTTGCTTCACTAAATCGACCTCGTCCTTGTGTGGCGACGTGTTTGAGACCGAATAGGTGCACCTTCATTCGGTAAACTGATGGTTCTGACTCGATGTCCCCGTTGTCCCACCAAAGGAACCTGAGGTAGTCCTGATCTTCTGCTCTGACCCGAAACTGGTGAAACATGCGCTCAATGTCGCACATCACGGCTACTGGGCCCTTCCTGAATCGACAGAGGACTCCTACTAAAGAATTTGTCAACTCCGGTCCAGTGAGTAGATAGTCATTGAGTGACACTCCTTCGAACTTGGCTGAACAGTCAAACACCATGCGGATCTTCTCTGGTTTCTGATGGTGGTAGACTCTGTGGTGTGGAATGTACCAGCAAGGGTCccgttagatagatagatagatagatagatagacagacagacagacagacagatagatactttattgatcccgaaggaaatttagcagccagtagcaattacacaacacagtagaaacaaaaacaatacacagtagaaacaaacaataagtgtagtataatacacttattgagggataaaattctaaattgagacttaaaaaaatatatacataaatatataaatacaaaaaactatggaaagtgtggaagtaaacagtcgtagatatgaggtagtgcagtaaaagaataaactaagtatagcaggtattagtagatatgactattaaacataaacataaacatgtgcaagtattatatttaagttaggtgcgtagtgtagtgtccaggggtgcaaaagtacaggatgtacagtaaagtgtcccggagtgcaaatgtacaggatgtacagtaaagtgtccaggagtgcaagtgtacaggatgtacagtagagtgtccaggagtgcaagtgtacaggatgtacagtaaagtgtccaggagtgcaagtgtacaggatgtacagtaaagtgacaagtgtccaggagtgcaaataaacagtatatacagtaaagaggcaaaagagtctcagggtgtagatgtgtagggtgctttccagtacagataaaaaaaaaggctgtgattaagaaagcacatatgagccttgtttctcatctctcttctctcttccggctccactgggaggagttgaagagtctgatggctctcgggacgaacgatcttctcagtctgtccgtagagcagctctgtgacaagaacctgccactgaaactgctcctatgatccatgatgatggaatgtaatgggtgaccatcatcatccatgatggagagtagtttgtgcagtgtcctcctctcaaGTGTTCACTTTCTGGAACCTTCTCAGCATCTCCACAGGATATGATGTCCTTCATGAATGCAACATAGTCCTCGTGATATTTCTTGTCTTTCTCAAATCTCCTTTTCAGACACCGGAGGCGATGATTTGCACACTTGAGGTTGTTAGGCAGATGCGGCCTATCTTCCTTAAATGGCAATGGCATTTTGCGCGCTCCTTTTCTTTGTGTCTTTATGCCCTCCTCCATTTTCGTGATGAAGAGAAGGTCATCTTGAGAGAAATGAGCGTCTTCTACATTCCTCTCGCTGAAATCCAATTCAAGCACTTTCAGCACATCTGTCGGAACAATGACCTCCTTGACTTGAGTTCTGCATATGTACTGAACTTGACTTGTTAGGTCACTATCTGACTGTACCTCTGGTGTGACTTGTTTCACAATGATTCTGTGGCTGCTTCCAATAGCATCTCCATAGTCGACACAGGGATTAACACATCCAACTATGCTCCAGCCAAGATCGGTCCTTACTGCGAAGGGCTCATCATCTTTGCCTGATACAATTTCCCTTGGCAACAGGGCTTGAGAACAATTGTACCCTATGAGCAGACCGATCTCACAGTCTATCAGAGGAGCGATCTCTTCAGCGAGGTGCTCTAGGTGAGACCATGCTCTTGCTGTCTTGGGTGTGGGAATGTGACTCAGACTAGCAGGGATGAAGTCTCGCGAATAAGTCACAGGAAGTGGGATTTTCTTGGAGGAGTAAAACCCTCTGACCTGCAACCCAGCTAACTTGTGACTTGGTATTACAGTCTGTTTAGACGCTAAAGTGGAAAGCCTTAATTGCACTGGATCCATCTGTGTATCAAGAGCCTCTGCCCTTTCATGTAAGATGAAGGTGCTATCGCTCTGACTGTCCAGCAGAGCGTATATCAGAACTTCGGCATCTGGGTTTCTTGTCGTTGACAGCCAAACTGGCACTATTGTGGATGCATATGTGCTATTCCCATTGTGCATGACTTGGTTAGACATAGCTATGCTTGTTACTTCAATAGTTGTAGATTCTGTGTCACTATGTTTCGGCTCTTTAGACATTTCCTTTCCCTTTGAGGGTTTTCCACTCTCCCTTTGTCTATCAGCTTGGACCCCTTCATCCGCCTTAGCACGGTCTTCATGCAAGCATGTGGGATGCCTTCCATTGCACGTGTTGCAAACACTTCTCCTTTCGCAGCTCTTTGAGTGGTGTCCTGGCCTTAGACATGCAAAACACAATTTCTTTGTCTGCACATACTTAACTCGCTCCTTGACAGGCCTCTCCTTGAACTTCCGACATGTCTGAATGCAATGGTTTGTCTTCTCACAAAACATGCATCCCTTAGCATCGCCTCTTTGTCCTTCAACGTCTGTCTTCTCTTCAGATGCACTTGCTAGCACCCTTGCACCAACATTGCGGATTTTAGATGGCTTTGCCCTTTCAGCATCACGGCTCTTCAGAGCATGAAGTGAAGTCATCGGATTGCAAACTATCTTGGCTTCTCTAGATACAAAATCAACAAAGGTGTGGAAACTAGGAAAGTCTTGTGTTTCTTCTACGAAGTCCATTACCTTTCTGTTCCACCTGGCCGTGAGCCAGTCAAGGACCTTGCTGAGAATTCTTTGATTTTCACTGCAGTCGTTTAGGATCTCAAGACCTTTAATATGACCCATGGCAGCTTGACAGCCTTGCAGGAAGTCTGCAAATTCCCTCAGCTCGATGCTGTCTTTGGGTCCAATCTTTGTCCATGAATTCAGCTTGTCGCGGAAAGCTTTAGCGACCACAAAGGAGTTGCCGTATCACTCTTCTAATATGTCCCATGCTGAATCATAGGCTTTCTCAGTGCCCACCAGGAAATAACCCTCAATCGCCTTCTTTGCAGCTCCTGTGACATACTTGCGGAGGTAGTAAATTTTTCATTTATGGGAATGTTCTTTCGGCCTATAAGGGTTAGGAAAGACATTTTCCAGTCCTTGTATCTTATCGGGTCTCCGCTAAAGATCGGCGGCTCTGGCACTGGAAGGCGGCTTGTGTTTATGGACTCTGCTATCGCTTCAGCAAGCATTGTTGTGTTATTCTCGTGAGAAGTGGTACGAGCAACTTGAGAAGTAGGCCTTGGAGCTTCATAATTCATGGTGGGGAGTCTACTGGCAGGCTGTGAAGGCATACTGTACCTTGGAAGGGCATCAGCTTTAAGTGGAAGATCTGACATGTTATGGTTATGAAGAAGATCTGATATTTCTTCATCTGAGCCTACGTCTCGTTCGTAGACTCGCAGTCTTGCCTTTGCAGCATTCATTCTTTTAGTTGCTTCCAAACGCTTTAACTGTCTGCGCTTCTCTTCTAGTAACTTCTGTCTTTGAGCATTTTCTGCTTCTTGCTGCGCTAACTGCCTCCTGTTCTCAGCCTCAAGCCTTTCAAGCTCCTTTTCTTCCTGTTCCATTTCTGCTAGAACCTTAGGTAGCTTTAGTTGCAGCAAACTCCGCTTCTGCCTCCTGCATCTTTGTGGAGGACACACTTGAGGGTTTTGAAACACGTCCAGAGATAGGGTGGCTCAACATGGACACTTCGtcttttttacatgaaaaaactGAGCCAGTGTTACCCCATGGTGCTTGTACAGTGGATAAATGCTTATCTGCATCTTCAGCCTGTAGAACCTGTAGTTGTTCAATGAGGTGTTTTGATACAGCATCACAGGTGTCTACCCGACGTTGGGTGTCTGCGTCCGGGACACTGTGTTTGCGAACATCCTCATAGCGTTCCTTTACGTCTATATCAGCAACGTGAATTTGAATTTGGTGTTCACGTAGAACGTCGTTTGAGTTGGGTAAGGTGAGTGCCCTTTTAGCCTCTTTGGCGAGAGCTTTCCATTTCTCGTATGTTTTGTCAAAATTGCGttgtagtttttttaatttttcattgtgCAGCTCCTGACCCTTTTCAGTAAGTTTCCTTTTTCTCTTGTCTTCAGTAACACCAGGTTCTGTATTCACTCCAGTTTCCTTTGCAGGACTTTTTTCTAAAGGTTCATCACTAACAGACTCCTCCTCTTCATGAGTGACTTCCGGGTATTGCATTTTGATTGCAATGTCTTTATCAACTATTTTAGTATATTAagaattttagtattttagtaactTAAGAAACCGAGTTTAATAAGTACCCTTAAGTAGCCTTAAATAGCAGTAATTAGCTTAGCTTGTACATTAAATCAGTTACACTCGTTATCCTATAGTATAACGTTATCCTATGCTAGATGAATATTAAATGAGAGCAccctttaaaaacttaaaatcactgaaaataagcaaataccacaGTACTCCTTCAAACTAATATTTCTCAGAACAACTTAATGGTGCTTAACGCTGAACCTATAAACATTCAAATATCACAGCAACAGATAtgtagaaaattagaaatgttatCACAGTAACCCTTAGTTACACTTAAAACAAGCAAGCAATCCTTAATTAAATATGCAAATCCTTATCTTGTGACGAATGCGATCAGTCTGACTGAATCCTCAAACTCAAAGAGTAGTTGAGGCAGGTGTAGAGGCTACTCCAATGTTCACCATTAACTTGGCACAAACGTGCTTCTCGTTGGCATAATCACAACTTTCTTGGGTTACCGGCAGGTTGCATACTGTCCTTTGACAAGTGGCTCCCCCGAAACCCCGATCATCTTCACAGCTCCGACGACGAGAGACGGTTGCGTGCGCTGGCTCCTTGCTGGCTGCTGGTCACGCTCTCCCCTCGTGTCGCAGTGGCTGAGTTCTCACTGTAACTTCCTCTCAAGTCGAAATCACGAATCAAATGGTTCTTTACATTACGGGCTTTAATCACACAAAGAGCATGATAACATGCCGTGAGAACTGTTgacatacagacaaaaaaaagaaataaataaatgcaaattattTCCACGTAAAGACATCAAAGGAACAACGCGACCATACTTTTACATGACTCAGCAGAATTTGTCACGTTACATCTTTACAGTCTTACAAA
Proteins encoded in this window:
- the LOC125799285 gene encoding uncharacterized protein LOC125799285, giving the protein MGHIKGLEILNDCSENQRILSKVLDWLTARWNRKVMDFVEETQDFPSFHTFVDFVSREAKIVCNPMTSLHALKSRDAERAKPSKIRNVGARVLASASEEKTDVEGQRGDAKGCMFCEKTNHCIQTCRKFKERPVKERVKYVQTKKLCFACLRPGHHSKSCERRSVCNTCNGRHPTCLHEDRAKADEGVQADRQRESGKPSKGKEMSKEPKHSDTESTTIEVTSIAMSNQVMHNGNSTYASTIVPVWLSTTRNPDAEVLIYALLDSQSDSTFILHERAEALDTQMDPVQLRLSTLASKQTVIPSHKLAGLQVRGFYSSKKIPLPVTYSRDFIPASLSHIPTPKTARAWSHLEHLAEEIAPLIDCEIGLLIGYNCSQALLPREIVSGKDDEPFAVRTDLGWSIVGCVNPCVDYGDAIGSSHRIIVKQVTPEVQSDSDLTSQVQYICRTQVKEVIVPTDVLKVLELDFSERNVEDAHFSQDDLLFITKMEEGIKTQRKGARKMPLPFKEDRPHLPNNLKCANHRLRCLKRRFEKDKKYHEDYVAFMKDIISCGDAEKP